GTTCCAAGGCGGCTCCTCAGTTCGAGCGCGTTGTCTTTTGGGCTGTTATCAATGACGGTGAAGGCGATGTGATTGCCGGTGTCCCGCGCGAGTATATCGGCGTCATCGGCGCCGTGAGCGAATGGCTGAACGATGTCGCCGGATATATCGAAGTCTCGCCATCGCAGCTGGATCGGCTGGCGGAGCATCCTGAAGAGCTGGAACAATATAATCTCGTTTGGGGGGACTAGTCATGCCTATCAACATTACCATGCCTGCCCTTTCCCCGACGATGGAAGAGGGCAATCTGACCAAGTGGCTGGTCAAGGAAGGCGACAAGGTCGCCCCCGGTGACGTGATCGCCGAGATCGAGACCGACAAGGCGACCATGGAAGTGGAAGCCGTCGATGAAGGCACCGTCGCCAAGCTGGTTGTTCCGGCCGGCACCGAAGCCGTCAAGGTCAACGCCCTGATCGCGATCCTCGCAGCAGAAGGAGAAGATGTGGCCGAGGCGGCGAAGGGCGGCGATGCCGTTCCTGCCAAGGCGGAAGCTCCCAAGCCGGAAGCCGCAAAGGCTGAAGCGCCGAAGGAAGAAGCTGCTCCAGTCAAGGCTGAAAAGCCGGTAGCCGATCAGGCGGCCGCATCTTCCACACCGGCCCCGGTTGCCAAGTCCGGCGAGCGCATTTTCGCATCGCCACTTGCCCGCCGTCTTGCCAAGGAAGCCGGTCTCGACCTTTCGGCCGTCTCCGGTTCCGGCCCGCATGGCCGTATCGTCAAGACCGATGTGGAAAAGGCTGCCGCTTCCGGCGGTGCAAAGGCTGCTCCCGCCGCTGCTGCATCCGCAGGCGCACCGGCCCCGGCACTCGCCAAGGGCCAGTCCGACGAAGCCGTTCTCAAGCTGTTCGAACAGGGCTCCTACGAGCTTGTGCCGCATGACGGCATGCGCAAGGTCATCGCCAAGCGTCTGGTCGAATCCAAGCAGACGGTTCCGCATTTCTACGTTTCCGTGGATTGCGAACTGGATACGCTTCTGGCGCTGCGCGCCCAGCTCAACGCCGCTGCTCCCGAAAAGGACGGCAAGCCGGTCTACAAGCTGTCGGTCAACGACATGGTCATCAAGGCGC
This window of the Agrobacterium fabrum str. C58 genome carries:
- a CDS encoding pyruvate dehydrogenase complex dihydrolipoamide acetyltransferase, which gives rise to MPINITMPALSPTMEEGNLTKWLVKEGDKVAPGDVIAEIETDKATMEVEAVDEGTVAKLVVPAGTEAVKVNALIAILAAEGEDVAEAAKGGDAVPAKAEAPKPEAAKAEAPKEEAAPVKAEKPVADQAAASSTPAPVAKSGERIFASPLARRLAKEAGLDLSAVSGSGPHGRIVKTDVEKAAASGGAKAAPAAAASAGAPAPALAKGQSDEAVLKLFEQGSYELVPHDGMRKVIAKRLVESKQTVPHFYVSVDCELDTLLALRAQLNAAAPEKDGKPVYKLSVNDMVIKALALALRDVPDANVSWTESAMVKHKHADVGVAVSIPGGLITPIIRKAEEKSLSTISNEMKDYGKRAKERKLKPEEYQGGTTAVSNMGMMGVKSFSAVINPPHATILAVGAGEQRAVVKNGEIKIANVMTVTLSTDHRCVDGALGAELIGAFKRYIENPMGMLV